One Malassezia vespertilionis chromosome 6, complete sequence genomic window, GGATGCTTGGTGTGGCAGTACGGTCATACAAGTGCCGTTCGCGTGGAGAGCACTgcacgtcgagcgcagcgttgTTGGAGGGCAAGGCGCAACGCGTCGTGCGGCACCGTCTGCAGGGCCTAGTGGGAGGGATAACACGCACGCAACGCACGGGCCAATCGCTGGCAAGCTGTGCCTCCACACCTTTTCCCATGGCCGACGCTACCAAacgcgcgaaaaaagcgGCCAAGTtccgtgcgcgaagcaagGGTGATGCGGTGCAGGGTGATGAGGACGTTGGTGTGGAGGATGCAGTGGAGCAGGTACGCGATCAAGTAGAGGCTCCCGTGCGCGTGtccgaggagcgcgcggagcaAGATCCAGTAGCGCGTacgaagcgcaagaaaaCCGCCTCCGCATCGACCAAGACCACATTTTCCGAGGATGGAGCAGCACACGAGGCTCCGGCAGAGCCGACCGTGCCGAAACTAGAGCACAAGTACATTGTGTTTGTCGGCAACATGCCATTCAATGTCACAAAAGAGATGCTGGCCAAGCATCTCGGGGATACGTGCGGCGAAACGCCAAGCGTGCGTTTACTGACCAAGCGCGCAGACCCCAAAGCGCTAGAGGGCCTTTCGAATTCAAAAAAGAAATCAATTGCCAAGGGAAAGGCACAAAACCCCTGCGCGCCTGTGTCGCGTGGATGTGCATTTGCAGAGTTCGGCAGtgccacggcgctgcaaaaggcGCTGCGGTTCCACCACTCCATGTTCCACGGGCGCCAGATCAATGTAGAGCTTACTGCGGGTGGCGGTGGGAaaggcgagcagcgccaggCCAAGATCAAGTCAAAGAatgccgagctggaaaaggagcggcgcaagcacttTGAGAAGCATGTGAAGCCAGAGGCCGACGCACACAAACGCAAgcttgccgacgcgccgacAGCGCACTGGGAAAAGACCGACAAGGATGCTGCCcctgcaaagcgcgccaagtttgTCAGCGGTGCAAATGCGGTGCGTCTGGGGTAGCGCAggaggagcggcgctgggcatgGCTCCATGCCCCGTCCGCGCGTCTTGCTTGTCATTCAATATTACATTATCCATACGTATACTATCATgccagcgcatcgagacTCTCCGGGAGCCATAGACTCGGCAAGCGGCTCGTGAGCGATGGCTGCTTGTATTGCTCGTCGTCTACGTGCAAGAGGCCCGGATGGCTCCACGAAAGCGGCGGATCGTGCGTGGGAGGCGTCCGCGGCCCTGCGCGTGTGCTTGTGACATCGCTTTGCTGCTCCGTCACACTCTCGTGCTCCTCTGCCATGTAGATATCATACAAATTAAGATGCGAAGTCAGCGGTGCATAGttgcggtgcagcgccacgaGGTACCATGCCGTAAtgcccagcagcggcaagacTAGCAGACTAGTCACcacctgcttgcgcacagAAAAGAGCGAGAGCTGAAAGATTTGGAAAAGCAAAAGCGCCCACACACACCGGTGAATCGCGAGCGGCCATGCAGATCCGTGTGAATCGTACGGCTTCTCCATCACGTTCAGCAGCTCGTACTTGAGCACAATGTACGCGACGCCAAAGTAAAGTGCGCCAAACAGGACAATCAAGGGGCTCACAATGCTGTACAGGATAGACAAGG contains:
- a CDS encoding uncharacterized protein (COG:A; BUSCO:EOG09265DRM; EggNog:ENOG503P54Y), whose protein sequence is MADATKRAKKAAKFRARSKGDAVQGDEDVGVEDAVEQVRDQVEAPVRVSEERAEQDPVARTKRKKTASASTKTTFSEDGAAHEAPAEPTVPKLEHKYIVFVGNMPFNVTKEMLAKHLGDTCGETPSVRLLTKRADPKALEGLSNSKKKSIAKGKAQNPCAPVSRGCAFAEFGSATALQKALRFHHSMFHGRQINVELTAGGGGKGEQRQAKIKSKNAELEKERRKHFEKHVKPEADAHKRKLADAPTAHWEKTDKDAAPAKRAKFVSGANAVRLG